A window of the Cheilinus undulatus linkage group 21, ASM1832078v1, whole genome shotgun sequence genome harbors these coding sequences:
- the spc24 gene encoding kinetochore protein Spc24 has translation MSQGSKFQDLEEMAETLVTFINSGQLEQLRRVKDKHQALSDQHLETKKIVTQILKDVAQIEESAGQRLLDMEEEKKQREMELDGLEEQLRQCSAKNQITESELQFLQREFESLRNAEHELQTLQDEVDEDTTEVIPSAVYVAKVYYLITKIKWEYDTQPNILRGVHYGADLATPINIDTSVRSRSDISDQLWGFVSTEW, from the exons ATGTCTCAAGGAAGTAAATTTCAGGATTTGGAGGAGATGGCCGAGACCTTGGTGACCTTCATCAACAGtggacagctggagcagctGAGACGAGTTAAAGATAAACACCAGGCTCTTTCTGACCAACATTTAGAGACCAAAAAGATCGTCACACAGATTTTAAAAG ATGTGGCTCAGATCGAGGAGAGTGCCGGTCAGAGGCTGCTGgacatggaggaggagaagaagcagagagagatggagcTGGACGGTCTGGAGGAGCAGCTGAGGCAGTGCTCAGCCAAGAACCAGATCACAGAGTCAGAGCTACA ATTCCTGCAGAGAGAGTTTGAGAGTCTGAGAAACGCTGAACATGAGCTGCAGACTCTGCAGGACGAGGTGGACGAAGACACCACGGAGGTCATCCCCTCTGCTGT GTACGTGGCAAAGGTGTACTACCTGATAACAAAGATCAAGTGGGAATATGACACGCAGCCCAACATCTTAAGGGGAG TTCATTACGGTGCAGATTTAGCCACGCCCATCAACATCGACACGTCTGTGCGGTCTCGGAGTGACATCAGCGACCAGCTGTGGGGCTTCGTCAGCACAGAATGGTAG
- the s1pr5a gene encoding sphingosine 1-phosphate receptor 5a encodes MSTESFQAAYAAMAPSAIPLSPSTNMLGMFREYQSNAVIIEHYNYTGKLKEDKYKEGLSPVGIAFLLVCLLIVVENAVVLLAIWKNKKFHLPMYYLLGNLTLSDLLAGFTYMVNIILSGANTLNMTPVLWFLREGGVFIMLAASVISLLAIAIERHVTMVRMKPYQGDKQGRMFALIGASWVLSVLLGILPVLGWNCIGQLDRCSTVLPLYAKSYVLFCITIFSAILMSIVVLYVRIFRIVKSNTQRLASVPHRKGLIRKSQKYMALLKTVTIVLGVFIICWLPLFIFLLLDFCCPTKSCAVLFKADYFLGIAMFNSLLNPIIYTLTSKDMRRAILRLLCRHCLLTKDGQVKKIGMPFLECSTSKADAASHRLEGLETTVSSGNFTPSTIKAIYPRMSKT; translated from the coding sequence atgtCCACAGAGTCCTTCCAAGCTGCCTACGCCGCCATGGCTCCGTCCGCCATCCCTTTGTCCCCCTCCACAAACATGCTCGGGATGTTTCGTGAGTACCAGAGCAACGCCGTCATCATCGAGCACTACAACTACACAGGCAAGCTGAAGGAGGACAAGTACAAAGAGGGGCTGTCTCCGGTGGGTATCGCCTTCCTGCTGGTGTGCCTGCTCATCGTCGTAGAGAACGCCGTGGTGCTTCTGGCGATCTGGAAGAACAAGAAGTTCCACCTGCCCATGTACTACCTGCTGGGGAATCTGACTCTGTCCGACCTTCTGGCGGGTTTCACCTACATGGTCAACATCATCCTGTCTGGAGCCAACACGTTAAACATGACCCCAGTGCTGTGGTTCCTGAGAGAAGGTGGCGTGTTTATCATGCTGGCGGCTTCAGTCATCAGCTTGCTCGCCATTGCCATAGAGCGCCATGTAACTATGGTGAGGATGAAGCCGTACCAAGGGGACAAACAGGGCCGGATGTTTGCTCTGATCGGGGCGAGCTGGGTTTTGTCCGTGCTCCTCGGGATTCTTCCGGTCCTGGGGTGGAACTGTATCGGACAGCTGGACCGCTGCTCCACCGTCCTCCCGCTGTACGCCAAGAGCTACGTCCTCTTCTGCATCACCATCTTCAGCGCCATCCTCATGTCCATTGTGGTGCTGTACGTGCGCATCTTCCGCATCGTCAAGTCCAACACGCAGCGCCTCGCCTCAGTCCCGCACCGAAAAGGCCTCATCAGGAAGTCACAGAAGTACATGGCGCTGCTGAAGACGGTCACCATTGTCCTGGGAGTCTTCATCATCTGCTGGCTGCCGCTCTTCATCTTCCTGCTCCTCGACTTCTGCTGTCCCACCAAGAGCTGCGCCGTGCTCTTCAAAGCCGACTACTTCCTGGGCATCGCCATGTTTAACTCGCTCCTGAACCCAATCATCTACACGCTGACCAGCAAGGACATGAGGAGGGCGATCCTCCGGCTGCTGTGCCGGCACTGCCTCCTCACCAAAGACGGGCAGGTGAAGAAGATCGGGATGCCGTTCCTGGAGTGCAGCACGAGTAAAGCAGATGCAGCATCGCACAGACTGGAGGGGCTGGAGACGACAGTGTCCTCTGGGAACTTCACCCCCTCTACGATCAAAGCTATCTACCCGCGGATGTCCAAAACGTGA